Proteins encoded in a region of the Brevefilum fermentans genome:
- a CDS encoding energy-coupling factor transporter transmembrane component T family protein, which yields MQGVVIPISMIPGNSIIHRMNPLPKLMWTVGVLAVSFSTRNPAVLGAVFVLGLLLVLIAQVGSAYLKVVMVLLPVSLALITLQSIAPAFPRPWTPIIGWGPFTVYQEGIYSGISMALRIFSLTTWAMVFIMTSHPSDIFTSLKRVGMPYTLNFILIMTLQLIPILQNEFVVVLNAQKSRAMKGTGFGALLPSMVPVFVGAIERIQQLSISLESRAFGSSGHKTSYRRVRITVWDILNLLLAVVVSGLATYWVIVDKSLDWSRTLVFNPVFSAILIGISVTGFLTYMGLAIYLVAKS from the coding sequence ATGCAAGGCGTTGTTATTCCTATTTCGATGATTCCTGGAAATTCGATTATCCATCGAATGAATCCACTGCCAAAGCTGATGTGGACCGTTGGCGTACTGGCAGTTTCGTTTTCAACCCGCAATCCAGCTGTACTGGGTGCTGTTTTCGTCCTGGGGTTATTGCTGGTGCTAATTGCCCAGGTTGGTTCGGCCTACCTTAAGGTGGTGATGGTGCTTTTGCCAGTCAGCCTGGCGTTGATCACCTTGCAGAGTATTGCGCCGGCTTTCCCCCGTCCCTGGACGCCGATTATTGGCTGGGGTCCATTCACCGTGTATCAGGAAGGGATTTACAGCGGGATATCGATGGCATTGCGCATCTTTTCTTTAACGACCTGGGCGATGGTCTTTATTATGACCTCACATCCTTCAGATATCTTTACATCGCTCAAGCGGGTGGGCATGCCCTATACCTTAAACTTTATCCTGATTATGACATTGCAGCTGATCCCGATTTTACAAAATGAGTTCGTTGTTGTCCTTAATGCACAGAAGTCGCGGGCAATGAAGGGCACAGGATTTGGCGCGCTATTGCCCAGTATGGTGCCGGTGTTCGTTGGTGCAATTGAGCGAATTCAGCAACTTTCCATTTCACTGGAATCGCGTGCCTTTGGTTCTTCAGGTCACAAAACCAGTTATCGACGGGTTCGAATTACAGTTTGGGACATTCTTAATCTGCTGCTGGCGGTGGTTGTCAGTGGATTAGCAACCTATTGGGTGATTGTTGATAAAAGCCTGGACTGGAGCCGTACGTTGGTGTTCAACCCGGTTTTTTCAGCCATCCTGATTGGCATATCTGTGACTGGCTTTTTGACCTACATGGGTTTAGCGATTTACCTGGTTGCAAAATCGTAA
- a CDS encoding ECF transporter S component, giving the protein MSETQVRTKRRSAQLPITYVVAVVPVAAALNIVGGYINTALRLPTFLDMIGTMVSAILLGPWWGAVVGVITNVVSSFLTGPIGLPFAVCNVIGALVWGYANQWGWMKKQWSFFLVNMLAGLMVTLFAVPIYVFLFGGATGHFSDVMTAAFLGMGQHLIVSVFSSNVLVNLADKIISGYVGLAIIEALPANLTERAQLPKATGLKRIIIPLAGVLIGVLVVLLFLAIGK; this is encoded by the coding sequence ATGTCTGAAACACAAGTACGTACAAAACGCCGCTCAGCGCAGCTGCCCATTACTTATGTAGTTGCAGTTGTTCCTGTAGCTGCTGCACTTAATATTGTTGGTGGTTATATCAACACTGCACTGCGTCTGCCCACTTTCCTCGACATGATCGGCACAATGGTGTCAGCAATCCTGCTCGGCCCCTGGTGGGGTGCTGTGGTCGGTGTGATTACCAACGTGGTCTCATCTTTCTTAACCGGTCCGATTGGCTTGCCCTTTGCTGTCTGTAATGTGATTGGCGCATTGGTCTGGGGTTACGCTAACCAATGGGGTTGGATGAAGAAACAGTGGAGCTTCTTCCTGGTCAATATGCTGGCAGGTTTGATGGTTACCCTGTTTGCTGTCCCGATTTACGTCTTCCTGTTTGGTGGCGCCACCGGACACTTCTCCGATGTTATGACAGCAGCTTTCCTCGGCATGGGTCAGCACCTTATTGTCTCGGTCTTTTCCTCAAATGTCCTTGTGAACCTTGCTGACAAAATCATCTCTGGCTATGTTGGCTTGGCAATCATTGAAGCCCTGCCTGCCAACCTGACCGAACGAGCCCAACTGCCCAAGGCAACCGGTTTGAAACGAATTATCATTCCACTTGCTGGTGTTCTCATCGGTGTGTTAGTCGTTTTGTTGTTCCTTGCAATTGGAAAATAA
- a CDS encoding energy-coupling factor ABC transporter ATP-binding protein, with translation MEEAKPIIEFKDLSFSYKSADNRYALKNINLKIYEGDYVALLGLNGAGKTTLQLCLNGVIPNSILGDFSGEVIVDGHDTFETPVRELAKIVGMVFDNPEFQLSQMSVGEEIALGLENLGYSYEEMVNTITEVLGIVGLSGLEERSPWGLSGGQQQRLSIASALAMHPKILVMDEPTSNVDPIGKEEIFQVAYDLNRKRNMTVIMAEHEVEVMAQYANLVVIMHDGEIVLQGTPEEVFSNVELLESLGLRMPQVAALGHSLEKQNLMNLGGKYPVKLDQAIETYGRLFE, from the coding sequence ATGGAAGAAGCGAAACCAATTATTGAATTTAAAGACCTTTCTTTTTCGTATAAAAGCGCAGACAATCGATACGCATTAAAAAACATTAATTTGAAAATTTACGAGGGTGACTATGTCGCGCTTTTAGGTTTAAATGGTGCTGGAAAAACCACCTTGCAATTATGCTTAAATGGCGTTATCCCAAACAGTATCCTGGGGGATTTTAGTGGCGAGGTGATCGTAGATGGTCATGACACCTTTGAAACACCCGTGCGTGAACTGGCAAAAATCGTTGGAATGGTGTTTGATAACCCCGAGTTTCAATTAAGTCAGATGTCGGTTGGTGAAGAAATCGCTCTGGGATTAGAAAACCTGGGTTACAGCTATGAGGAAATGGTCAACACCATCACAGAAGTGCTGGGCATTGTTGGATTGAGCGGATTGGAAGAACGCTCACCCTGGGGCCTTTCAGGCGGTCAGCAGCAGCGGTTATCAATTGCTTCTGCCCTGGCAATGCACCCGAAAATCCTTGTTATGGACGAACCCACGTCTAACGTCGACCCAATTGGTAAAGAAGAAATCTTTCAGGTTGCCTACGATCTTAATCGGAAGCGAAATATGACAGTCATCATGGCAGAACACGAGGTTGAAGTTATGGCTCAGTATGCCAACCTGGTGGTTATTATGCACGATGGAGAAATTGTCTTGCAGGGTACCCCGGAAGAAGTCTTTAGTAACGTGGAGTTATTGGAGAGTTTGGGCTTACGAATGCCTCAGGTGGCTGCTTTAGGACATTCGCTTGAAAAGCAGAACTTAATGAACTTAGGTGGGAAGTACCCTGTAAAACTCGATCAGGCGATTGAGACCTATGGACGTCTGTTCGAGTAG
- a CDS encoding energy-coupling factor ABC transporter ATP-binding protein, which yields MEPIVKVENLWHIYPTGNVTAVRDVSLEINKGEILGVIGQNGSGKTTLVKHFIGLLKPTKGKVFVSGLDTSKHLIQQMAVKVGYVYQNPNHQLFARTVRDELRFGPKNIGLTEEEVEERVAQAIEFFDLKNILDVHPYRISFPLRKLVGMASVYTMRPDVFILDEPTTGQDNITTQTVYHLIRKLRDEGATVLCVAHDMILLAETVDRMLVMRNSELIMDATPREVFSDYEIMSSTHLTPPQITTLSLKLKEKYQKLDQTVLTIDEMVDKVKNLSNK from the coding sequence ATGGAACCAATCGTAAAAGTAGAAAATTTGTGGCATATTTACCCAACCGGAAACGTCACAGCGGTTAGAGATGTATCTTTGGAAATTAATAAAGGTGAAATCCTCGGCGTAATCGGTCAAAATGGATCGGGCAAAACCACCCTGGTTAAGCATTTCATTGGATTGCTTAAACCGACAAAGGGCAAGGTTTTTGTCAGTGGGTTGGACACGTCCAAGCACCTTATTCAGCAGATGGCTGTAAAAGTTGGTTATGTTTATCAAAACCCTAACCATCAACTTTTTGCACGGACGGTTCGAGACGAATTGCGTTTTGGACCGAAAAATATTGGTTTAACAGAAGAGGAAGTTGAAGAGCGCGTTGCTCAGGCAATTGAATTTTTTGATCTCAAAAACATTTTGGATGTTCATCCCTACCGGATTAGTTTTCCGTTGCGCAAACTGGTCGGAATGGCTTCTGTTTACACCATGCGACCCGATGTCTTTATTTTAGATGAACCGACAACTGGACAGGATAATATCACCACCCAGACGGTTTATCACTTAATTCGCAAACTGCGTGATGAAGGTGCAACCGTCCTTTGTGTGGCGCACGACATGATTTTGCTGGCAGAAACCGTGGATCGCATGCTGGTGATGCGTAACTCTGAGCTGATTATGGACGCCACACCACGTGAGGTGTTTTCAGATTATGAGATTATGTCCAGCACACATCTGACTCCACCCCAAATCACCACATTGTCGCTCAAACTCAAAGAGAAATATCAAAAGTTAGACCAAACTGTATTAACCATTGATGAGATGGTTGATAAAGTAAAAAATTTATCGAATAAGTAG
- the udp gene encoding uridine phosphorylase: MADNDLMYHIQMKKGDVGRYVLLPGDPGRCEMIASYFDNPQLVAYNREYKTYTGTLLGERVSVTSTGIGCPSAAIAVEELIMIGADTFIRVGTSGGMQPYLRAGDLGIVTGAIRDEGTTRHYMPIEFPAVADLDVILALREAAQKLNIRAHLGVSQSKDSFFGQHSPERMPVDTYLLERWKAWVQGGTICSEMEAAAIYVLCSIYRKRAGGIMLIGWNQEGENPEEHVSDLDPLIRTAVESVKILIEKDRASA, from the coding sequence ATGGCTGACAATGATTTGATGTATCACATTCAAATGAAAAAAGGCGATGTTGGACGGTATGTCCTTCTACCTGGCGACCCCGGTCGCTGCGAAATGATCGCCAGCTATTTCGACAACCCGCAACTCGTTGCTTATAACCGTGAATATAAAACATACACCGGCACGTTACTGGGTGAAAGGGTTTCAGTCACTTCCACTGGGATTGGTTGCCCATCAGCAGCTATTGCGGTTGAAGAATTAATTATGATCGGTGCCGACACCTTTATTCGTGTGGGCACATCTGGTGGAATGCAGCCGTATCTGCGAGCCGGGGATCTTGGCATCGTCACCGGTGCAATCCGCGATGAGGGCACGACACGCCATTACATGCCGATCGAGTTTCCTGCGGTTGCTGACCTTGATGTGATTTTGGCATTGCGCGAAGCAGCACAAAAATTGAATATCCGGGCACATCTGGGAGTTTCTCAATCTAAGGATTCCTTTTTTGGGCAGCATTCACCTGAACGCATGCCTGTAGATACGTATCTGCTTGAACGGTGGAAAGCCTGGGTTCAGGGTGGGACGATTTGCTCCGAAATGGAAGCCGCAGCCATTTACGTTTTATGCAGCATTTATCGTAAACGTGCCGGTGGTATTATGCTGATCGGCTGGAATCAGGAAGGAGAGAACCCCGAAGAGCACGTTTCTGATCTGGATCCATTGATCAGGACGGCTGTTGAGAGTGTGAAGATCCTGATCGAAAAAGATCGCGCCAGCGCATGA